The genomic region TGCCGCCAGATTACCGTGCAGATCCAACGCTACGGCACCCACCGTGCCAAATTTACGATCCGCATCCAGCGGCGCGCCCTCTCCTGCACCATCATGATCCAGCGTCATACAATTGGCTGACAGCGCTCGCTGTAACTGATCACGCCGGAAAGGGGTTGAAAAAAAGTCCTCGTCAACCTGTTCCAGCCCCTGGCGAAAAGCAAAGGCTTCAGCACCTTCACCAATAAACATCACATGGGGGCTGTTTTCCAGCACAGCACGCGCCGCCAGCACCGGATTGCGCACGCGTCTGACACCGGCCACGGCACCTGCTTGCAGGGTACGACCATCCATTATGCTGGCATCCAGCTCGTGGGTGCCAGCATGGGTAAAAACGGCACCTTTTCCGGCGTTGAATAAAGGGCACTCTTCCAGCAGCCGCACCGCTTCAGTGACCGCATCGAGCGCCGTGCCGCTGGCGGACAAAATGGCCTGCCCGCTGGAAACGGTGGCTGAAAGCACCTGAATATAAAGCTGCTCCTGCTTCACGCTCATGTTCGCGCGGGCAATTGCACCCGCACCGCCGTGAATGGCAATGACTGCTCTGACCATAATCCGGTTACCCTGCGCGATAAATCAGCATGAAAAACACCAGGTTGGAATGATTTGGTTCAAATTAAACTCGTTTTCGACTATAGGCAGGCCGTAATGCGATGTAAAGCAGAATGTTGGTTCCCTGTTAATAACCAAAAGTTCTATCTCATGCGTCGCCCGCACATTGATGAAAAAGCATTCGCATACCCGCTCCCTGCTGGATGTCTTTCAGGGCAGTACACAGCACCGCAGCGCGACAGACTGCGAGGTTTTGGTGACCCTGGTCGCACTTCGCGCCATAATAACGACATCTGACCGTATGACCGCCCGCTAAATCGGGTATGCCGGAGACTCTATGGAAACTTTTACCGCCGGACTGATTTCACTTGATGACGCACTGTCAACCATGTTGTGCCGCATCGTCCCGTTGACGCAAACCGAGACCCTGCCGCTGACCGCCGCTGGCGGACGCATAACCGCGCGGCCAACCATTTCCCCCGTTCAGGTTCCTCCATTTGATAATGCCGCGATGGATGGCTATGCCGTGCGCCTGCACGATGTGCAATCTGGTCAGCCGCTTTCCGTCGCCGGGAAAACTTTCGCTGGCGCACCATGGCGAGACCTCTGGCCCGTCGGCAGCTGTATCCGCATCATGACCGGTGCGCCGCTGCCGGATGGCACGGAAGCGGTGGTGATGCAGGAAGAAACATGTCTGGTGAATGACCAGGTGAAGATAAATACCGACGTGGTTTATGGTCAGAATATTCGTCTGGCCGGTGAGGACATCGCGGCCGGTGCCAGAGTACTGGACAAGGGCGTGCGTCTCGGCACGGCGGAGTTACCCCTGCTGGCGTCACTGGGCGTGGCAGAAATTGAAGTGATACGCAGAGTGCGCGTGGCAATTTTCTCTACCGGTAATGAGCTGCAACCCATCGGCAAGGCATTAGCTGACGGTCAAATTTATGATACTAATCGCCTCGCGGTGCAGTTGATGCTCAACAAGCTCGGCTGCGAGGTTATCGATCTGGGCATCATTGCTGATGATCCGCAGACACTGCGCGCGGCTTTTCTTCAGGCTGACCGAGAAGCTGACGTGGTGATCAGCAGCGGCGGCGTTTCCGTTGGTGAAGCAGACTACACCAAAGCGATGCTGGAAGAACTGGGTGAGATTGCCTTCTGGAAACTGGCGATCAAACCTGGCAAGCCTTTCGCTTTCGGTCGCCTGAAACACAGCTGGTTTTGCGGCCTGCCCGGCAATCCTGTTTCTGCGACGCTCACCTTTTATCAGCTGGTGCAACCTGTACTGACCAGGCTGGCCGGACAAAAGGCATCTGCGCTGCCTGCACGCCAGCGAGTCAGAGCCGCAGATGCATTGAAGAAAAAGCTGGGACAACTGGATTTCCAACGTGGTTTGCTGCTACCTGACGCATCGGGTGAGCTGCAAGTCCATACTACCGGGCCACAAGGTTCCCATGTGTTTAGCTCTTTCAGCCAGGCTAACTGCTTTATTGTACTGGAACGCGAGCGCGGCAATGTTGCCGCCGGGGAATGGGTCGATGTCGAGCCGTTTAACAGTCTGCTGGCGGGCTATTAAGATGCAGGCTGAACTGAGCAATGATGAGATATTACGCTACAACCGCCAGATTGCGCTGCACGGCTTTGATTTCGACAGGCAGGAAAAGCTTAAAGTCGCCAGCGTTCTGATCGTGGGGCTGGGTGGGGTGGGGTGTGCCGCCAGTGCTTATTTGGCTGCTGCTGGTGCTGGTGCACTGACGCTGCTGGATTTCGATACGGTTTCACTCTCCAACCTGCAGCGGCAGATCCTGCATCATGATACTGCTATTGGCCAGTCGAAAGTGCGGTCAGCCCAGCGGCAGTTGCAAAGCATCAATCCCCATATTTCCATTGAAACCGTGGATGCACAACTTGATGATGCGGCACTCAATACGCTGATTAACCGGCAGCATGTCGTACTGGATTGCAGCGATAATCTTGCCACCCGCGAGCAACTTAATCGCCTTTGTTTTGCCAGTAAAATACCGCTGGTTTCCGGTGCAGCAATCCGCATGGAAGGGCAAATCAGCGTGTTCCGCTGGCAGGAAAATGCGCCCTGCTATCGCTGTATCAGTCGCCTGATGGGCAACAGCACGCCCGGTTGCGCAGAAACTGGCGTAATGGCACCGCTGGTTGGAGTAATCGGCGCACTGCAGGCAATGGAAGCCATCCGCCTGCTGACGTGCTACGGAGACGACGCAAGCGGGAAGCTGCTGCTGTACGACGCCATGACCCTGCAATTCCGCCAGATCAAGGTGCTGAAAGATTCCGCCTGCGAGGTGTGCGGGCGCACAATGCCAGCTAATTAAATGCCCCTTCGGGGAGCGCGACGTCGAATGCACGCCACCGGGCCAGGCCTGATATTGTAGATTGAGGATAATTATCAGCACCGCACATCAGGCAAGGTCAAAACGAACGCGTGGCTCAGGGTAGCGGGTTTAATCCGGTCATTGTGTGCCCACAATGCAAAATACGTCTCTTTCTGTGCGATTCTACCGATGCTGGCGACCCTGCTTAAGTCGATGAGTTTAAGTGAGCGCTACACACAGAAGGTGACGTTGATTGCACGCCCGACGGATCTGGCAATAGATTTAAAAAAACAGTTTCAGCATATGCGGTACAAACGACGGGCAGACAACTTCGCCCACTGCAGGCGTTTTAGTTGACAGTAAAATTCCACCTTCACAAAAAGCGACGTTGACCGCGCCGCGCTGGGGATGCACTAAAACCGCTGCCGCCAAGCTGCAGACAGCAAGCGCTACCTCACCCACGATACGGGGGTTAATTCGGCAACAAAAAGGGATCGTTCAATCCCCTTTTTCAATGGTGCAGAATGAAGTTAAACGATGCCCTGACTGCGCAGATAATCTTCGTAATTACCGGTAAAGTCATGCAGTTTCGTAGGTGTCATTTCAATCACGCGGGTGGCCAGGGAGCTGACAAACTCACGGTCATGGGAAACAAAGATCAACGTACCTTCGTACATTTCCAGCGCCATATTCAGCGCCTCGATCGACTCCATATCAAGATGGTTTGTAGGCTCATCCATAATCAACACGTTTGGCTTTTGCATCATCAACTTACCGAAAAGCATCCGCCCTTGCTCGCCACCCGACAGCACCTTAGCCGGTTTTTTAATATCATCCTGACTAAATAAAAGGCGCCCAAGAATGCTTCGCACCGCCTGCTCATCGTCATCTTCCTGTTTCCACTGGCTCATCCAGTCGAACACAGTGAGATCGTTAGCAAAATCATGGGCGTGATCCTGTGCATAGTAGCCGATGCGCGTATTCTCCGACCATTTCACCGTGCCCACATCAGGCGGCAGATCACCCACCAGCGTTTTCAACAGGGTGGTTTTACCGATACCGTTCGGTCCGAGAATGGCCAGCTTCTCTCCCACTTCCAGCAGCAGATTGAGATTTTTGAACAACGGCTCCTGATCGAAGCCTTTGGTCAGTGCTTCCAGTTCCAGCGCGTTGCGGAACAGCTTTTTATCCTGTTCAAAGCGGATAAACGGATTCTGACGGCTAGAGACTTTCACTTCTTCCAGTTTAATTTTGTCAATCTGTTTCGCACGGGAAGTCGCCTGACGCGATTTGGAGGCATTTGCGCTGAAACGGCTGACAAAGGATTGCAGTTCATTAATCTGTGCTTTTTTCTTCGCATTGTCTGCCAGCAAACGTTCGCGTGCCTGCGTCGCTGCCGTCATATATTCATCATAATTACCCGGATAAACGCGCAGTTCACCGTAATCCAGATCGGCCATATGGGTGCAAACCATATTCAGAAAGTGACGATCGTGGGAAATGATAATCATGGTGCTGTTGCGTTCGTTCAACACCTGCTCCAGCCAGCGAATGGTATCAATATCAAGGTTGTTGGTCGGTTCATCCAGCAGCAGCACTTCCGGGTTGGAAAACAGCGCCTGCGCCAGCAGAACACGCAGCTTCCAGCCGGGCGCCACTTCACTCATCGGGCCATAATGCTGTTCCAGCGGTATACCCACGCCCAGCAGCAGCTCGCCCGAGCGCGCTTCGGCGGTGTAACCATCCATTTCACCATATTGCACTTCCAGATCCGCCACGCGGTAGCCGTCTTCTTCACTCATTTCCGGCAGTGCATAAATGCGATCGCGCTCTTCTTTGACCTGCCAAAGCTCCGCGTGGCCCATAACAACCGTATCCAGCACGCTGTACTGTTCAAAGGCGAACTGGTCCTGACGCAGCTTACCAATGCGCTCATTAGGATCAAGAGAGACATTCCCGGCGCTGGGCACCAAATCGCCGCCGAGAATTTTCATAAAGGTGGATTTACCGCTACCGTTGGCACCAATCAGGCCATAGCGGTTACCGCCGCCAAATTTGACAGAGATATTTTCGAACAGCGGCTTACTGCCAAACTGCATGGTGACGTTGCTGGAAACTAGCACAAGATTGCCTTTCGTTTACGATGGGAGAATGTGAACCAGTGAGCATTATGCCAAAAAAAACAGGCAGCGAATATACCAGCGCGGCAACAGCAAAAATGGAGGGTGAGTGACATGACATTGTGCAGCCAGGATAACCTTTATCTGTTTCCGATATCCTCTGGCTGTGCCGCAGAATTTCAGTACACCCCACCAAAGCAGACTGCATTTTGCCAGCGCCACTCTGAACGAAGTGGCTGCCGGGAGAGACATCCAGTCACTGGTTTGCATTTTATCGGCGAACGCTAAAGGGGAATGTTCAGCAAATACAAACCCGCTTACCGCAGGTAACGGTGCCGGTGCCACGGATATTTCATAGCCTGGTTATTAAACCCAAAGTCGATAGCGGTTAAGAAACCCGGTCATTCAACCCACTCTCATGGCAGCCAGTTGAGCCAGACATCTTTCATAAAAGCTGCCGCAGTAAGGTATGTCGTGCCGCCTGCAAAACGCGCCTGTCGCTCCTCTGCGGGTGGCATTCACTACTAATCAACGCTGCCCGGTGGTCAATGGCTGTATCTGCGAGGTCTGACTTTTAGTCAGCAGATTTTGCATCACCGTCTGAAAACGCACATACAGATCCGTCCGTTTTAAACAGGTAAATATCCCGTGTTTATGTGGTATCCCTGAGTAAAAAACCACCTGCATAGCAGGTGGCATTGATTTCGCCCCACAGGGGCGCACTAAGTCCAGACTCAGAGAGCCTTCCCTTCACACTTCTTTCAGTGGAAGCTGGCTCTCTTCAACTTCATGTTTTCCTGATACTTCACGTACTTTATTATCATTTCTTCGTTTATACCTACGGTATCGACACAATAACCTCTTGCCCAAAAATCATTCCCCCACTGCTTGTTCTTACGCAGGCAGGGAAATTTATTGAACAATCGAAGGGCTGTTTTACCCTTTAAGTCGCCTGTTACATGGGAAATCGAAAGCCATGGAGGCACTTTTACCCGCAAAGGGACATGGTCTGTCTGGACATTCAGCTCCACTACTTCTATCCCGGGCTGCTCACCTGAGATCCTTATCGGCTTACAGACCTCTTTACCAACATTGTTACTAAGGATGCGAAACCGGTACCTGGGTGTCCATACGATATGATATTGACAACACCAGTGCACATGAGATGCTTTCTGGAATCTGCTCATGGTTAAATCCCTGGCAGTTATGGGGATAACAGATCCGGATTTTCCCATGAGTAGCATGACTGGCAGAGCCAGCTTATTGCTGACCACCTCCACAGGAGGTGGTGTTCATGCAGGGGTAAATATCCTCCGGCATAGCCGGAGGGACCCTGTAAATAATTCTGTGTAACTGCCACCACGTCAAAGGTTTTAGGGGCATTTTTCTCATGCCCGAGGTGGTCAGTCAGTTCTGCATTGAGTGCCGTTTCAACGGTCAGCTTCGTGAGCATGCGGGAAAACTGATTAAGGTCGGCCTCAGTTTTGAGGCCTTTAGCCAGTTCAGCAGCAAGGGCCTTAAGTTTCTTCTCGTCCATAATTTGCCTGTCTCCATTGTTGGAGTGAACATATCAAAAACAGGCAATTACACAATTTTAATTACAGTCTCGCCGGAGGTTTTCCTGATGCCCCTATAAGGCTCTCTTACCAGCCGCGTCCTGGCAGGCGCAAGACGACCTGACATTTGCATCAGACTTCTCTACTTACGGCCTGTAAACGGGCTACCCGGATATGGGACTGATAACTGCTCTCCCATTTTATCCTCTTCAAGCTGATGCTTTATGTATTACTGTATCTTCGTCTTGTTCTTACCCACCGTATCGACGTAGTACCCTCTGCACCACAACTCCCTGTTCCTGTATTTGAATTTCATATCTCCAGACTCCTCGTAAAGCACCAGGCTGCTTTTTCCCTTCAGATAAGACACGCTCATCTTTGGCGGGATCTCCAGAAGCATATGGATATGCTATGCACAGCATTCCGCTTCCAGAATTTTCACATTTTTCCACTCGCACAGTTAGAGGGAAGATTTGTCATTAACAACGAGTCAGTATCTCAGCTCACGCTGCGCGGCGTCGGAACCTTTCCGGCCTGTTCCGGATCTGGAGAATTCAGGAATCAGAGCGGCTGTGTTGACATACCCAAAGCAGAACCACTGCCACCCGGCAGATATCACATTGTGGATCGCCCGACAGGTGGCTGGAAGGTCGTTATTCGTACCGATCTCCACGATTTTGTTACCCGGCTGGCGTATGCCCGCTTTCCGTCTGGCCAAATAACGAATAGTCAGGCAGGTTGACGTTTTGATACAGTTCCCAGCCACCGCCCAGTGCTTTGTAAAGCGCCACAAGATC from Erwinia tracheiphila harbors:
- a CDS encoding isoaspartyl peptidase/L-asparaginase — translated: MVRAVIAIHGGAGAIARANMSVKQEQLYIQVLSATVSSGQAILSASGTALDAVTEAVRLLEECPLFNAGKGAVFTHAGTHELDASIMDGRTLQAGAVAGVRRVRNPVLAARAVLENSPHVMFIGEGAEAFAFRQGLEQVDEDFFSTPFRRDQLQRALSANCMTLDHDGAGEGAPLDADRKFGTVGAVALDLHGNLAAATSTGGMTNKQVGRVGDSPLIGAGCYANNANVAVSCTGTGEVFMRALVAYDIAALMEYASLSLKEASERVIKDKIVALGGSGGAIAIDREGNVVLPFNSEGMYRGYGYVGETPVVGIYGESQREA
- the moeA gene encoding molybdopterin molybdotransferase MoeA, producing METFTAGLISLDDALSTMLCRIVPLTQTETLPLTAAGGRITARPTISPVQVPPFDNAAMDGYAVRLHDVQSGQPLSVAGKTFAGAPWRDLWPVGSCIRIMTGAPLPDGTEAVVMQEETCLVNDQVKINTDVVYGQNIRLAGEDIAAGARVLDKGVRLGTAELPLLASLGVAEIEVIRRVRVAIFSTGNELQPIGKALADGQIYDTNRLAVQLMLNKLGCEVIDLGIIADDPQTLRAAFLQADREADVVISSGGVSVGEADYTKAMLEELGEIAFWKLAIKPGKPFAFGRLKHSWFCGLPGNPVSATLTFYQLVQPVLTRLAGQKASALPARQRVRAADALKKKLGQLDFQRGLLLPDASGELQVHTTGPQGSHVFSSFSQANCFIVLERERGNVAAGEWVDVEPFNSLLAGY
- a CDS encoding molybdopterin-synthase adenylyltransferase MoeB, encoding MQAELSNDEILRYNRQIALHGFDFDRQEKLKVASVLIVGLGGVGCAASAYLAAAGAGALTLLDFDTVSLSNLQRQILHHDTAIGQSKVRSAQRQLQSINPHISIETVDAQLDDAALNTLINRQHVVLDCSDNLATREQLNRLCFASKIPLVSGAAIRMEGQISVFRWQENAPCYRCISRLMGNSTPGCAETGVMAPLVGVIGALQAMEAIRLLTCYGDDASGKLLLYDAMTLQFRQIKVLKDSACEVCGRTMPAN
- a CDS encoding ABC-F family ATPase, giving the protein MLVSSNVTMQFGSKPLFENISVKFGGGNRYGLIGANGSGKSTFMKILGGDLVPSAGNVSLDPNERIGKLRQDQFAFEQYSVLDTVVMGHAELWQVKEERDRIYALPEMSEEDGYRVADLEVQYGEMDGYTAEARSGELLLGVGIPLEQHYGPMSEVAPGWKLRVLLAQALFSNPEVLLLDEPTNNLDIDTIRWLEQVLNERNSTMIIISHDRHFLNMVCTHMADLDYGELRVYPGNYDEYMTAATQARERLLADNAKKKAQINELQSFVSRFSANASKSRQATSRAKQIDKIKLEEVKVSSRQNPFIRFEQDKKLFRNALELEALTKGFDQEPLFKNLNLLLEVGEKLAILGPNGIGKTTLLKTLVGDLPPDVGTVKWSENTRIGYYAQDHAHDFANDLTVFDWMSQWKQEDDDEQAVRSILGRLLFSQDDIKKPAKVLSGGEQGRMLFGKLMMQKPNVLIMDEPTNHLDMESIEALNMALEMYEGTLIFVSHDREFVSSLATRVIEMTPTKLHDFTGNYEDYLRSQGIV
- the tnpA gene encoding IS200/IS605 family transposase, which codes for MSRFQKASHVHWCCQYHIVWTPRYRFRILSNNVGKEVCKPIRISGEQPGIEVVELNVQTDHVPLRVKVPPWLSISHVTGDLKGKTALRLFNKFPCLRKNKQWGNDFWARGYCVDTVGINEEMIIKYVKYQENMKLKRASFH
- a CDS encoding DUF2778 domain-containing protein, yielding MPKAEPLPPGRYHIVDRPTGGWKVVIRTDLHDFVTRLAYARFPSGQITNSQAG